The Drosophila innubila isolate TH190305 chromosome 2R unlocalized genomic scaffold, UK_Dinn_1.0 1_C_2R, whole genome shotgun sequence DNA window ATATTCGACATATCGATACTGTCGTCGATTGTCTTGCAGCACCAGTGCTGCCAGGTGTTGTGCGCCTGCTTAAGCTAGATTCTAAGAAGAATAAGCTAAGTTctcttttgtttaattttactatTCAAAATTATCCATGTTACGAATACTGTTGTTACTGGAATATGCTATAAGACTTTAAAATACTATATACTATAAgctatttgcaaattttattggctatttcattttcaaatatgCTAGATCTACCCTAAAATAAGCTtatctggcaacactgcagCTCTAACTTTAGCATCGATACGTCGAAAGCATCGAAAGGTATTGGAAGCATTTGTCGCCGCGCTTCACTTCTgcgtaattatttttcaattaattaaaaataatataagttgAGAGTACATAAAATAACAGTTTGAGTAAGTATGCGTAGTGTGCCTTGAAATACGTTCAATAATCGCAAGTGCACGCGCTGAAACGCATAGTCAAGTCATTTTTGCAAAGTGTCGTTTGTGCGAAGGCAACGCAGCAACGAAGTGTATGTAATGGGCAAataggaaaaagaaaaatttgtcATATGTATGGACACTGGCAGTGTATTGGTGCGCGATTAGACGAGAAAGAAACTAAACCCCATTATAAACgttattgttttattgtaaatGTGCGTGTTTTACAAATGTATTTGgcctttttcaattttgcataTTGCCTTTTCTAAGCgctgcgacagcgacgctgACTGCGCTGCTCATTCAAGATGGCCGTCgtaacagtttttatttttcgtcagtgtcagtgttgttgctgttgttgttattgtgttcATATGCgaatgtgtgtttgtatgttgtatgtttttgttattgaaaagcaaaggcaacaaGCAAAAGTTATGCAAATAATTCTGCCAAGTGTAAACTAAagtgtgtatgcatgtacgaaagtacaataaaattcaaaaggtgtaaaaaataaaaacaatttaagctcttcttcttgcttACAACCACCAAGAGCGATGACACATCGCCCCTGCGTCAGTTTAGtgtcactgtgtgtgtgtgtgttttttttttgcgcatGTATCCTCCTTTTCCCCATGCTCCTCGTTCGCTACAGAATCGATCGATTTTTACACAGAACAAACACCACCAGACGAcgattcccattcccatttctTGGCCTGCACCCAACACCTCTAACAGCTTTAAACATGGGCCAAAGATAAAATGAAACCAGTTCTTCAAATGCAGCTAGTCCGAGAGTTGGTAGaaatcttgtttttattatattttttacagtttTCCGTTTTGGGCTGCTTTGGCATTGGCCATCGTACacatgtatacacacacacacacacacattcatacatacgCTAACAAAACTTACATGTTGTGTCTTTGGAATCTGGGCCCGTATATAGCATTGTTAACAGTGCTCGATGCAATTCCCAGAACGTGTGCAATTTGCTAAGCTaagctggtttttttttttaagtctggAGTCATCTAGTCTGAAACTGTGGAGTGTGCAGATTTGTCCGCAATTTACTGCTGCCATTATCTACTGAGTTTGTTTTCTGATACTTTAAGCCCTTTGTTTTAGAAGGTCTGCTAAAATCTCTTCATCAATGTatttttctctccctctctctatcttttcgttttgttttcatcAATTGTCTTATCTGCTAAATGTTTGCTCACGAGcctatatatttatgtgtacatatgtactttCGTTTGTCCGACTTTCCCAGCTAAAGGTTATTGTTAATGCGAATTAACTGTCTCGTGTCTAGACAGATGTTGGCAGGTGTATCTAGCAGTTCCCCAAGCGATAACTGATAGTCGATACTTTTACTTGATTTGCTGCATTACCAAATTCTTACAATGTCGTGTGTgggtgcgagtgtgtgtgtgaattaaTCAAACATACAAAGAGTGAGCGTGCAATAAATATGCAAGTGCACAAGCAAGTGCAAGGTCTCCATTGCGCTCTTTTGCACACTTacgctctctctttttcttagagagagagaaagatagtgtgtgtgtgagtggtgAGAGAGAGCTTAATTGCATCCTTATACAATGTATGTGTGAATGCAGCCCTGGCATCAGACTTCTAAGCGAATGCTTGTGCATGTgcatgtatataaaatttctatttacaATTCAAATTAGAATATAGAATACCTTAAGCAAACATGAGAATACTTAtgaatgtatatttgtatgaaGGTACAATTATTGTGTGGGCATCAGCTGGTTGGTAACCCTTTTAttcgcagttgttgttgcttgtacGCCTTTTAAATCTTGCAGCGTGTGACCCAAACGCCCCCTCGTAGCGGtatttatagttgttgttgttgtcggtgcTGCTGTGGGACACCGTTACTAGCTACCCACACAGTTACATAGTTAGATAGCAGTTACAAGGCGCATGCCTCTGTGTATTGGAATGCTCTGGCCCCAATAGGAATAAAACGCACGCCTGGTTGCCACAACAAAacggttgttgtcgttgtccgGCATTAGACACCTCCTTACCCCTACCTCCCTCCCACCCGGCAAACCAACTAATCAACCCACGCGCGTTCCGTTAATACGCGTGACGTTAGTTCTGACTTTTTGTGTTatgtattgatttttttattttatatttagatgCGCAGTTGAAGGAGCGCTTCATTCTATCATTTTTTTGTGGTAGTTTTAACTACTCCCAGTGTGAACGTGTCTTAACAGCTGATAAAGGCAGACTTCGCTCTCGCAATGTGTTCCAGGCGTGAGTCATGGATAATTTCAATGCCGACGTCGGCGTCGTCGCAAAAAGTTTCAACGCTTGAACTCGTTTGGTCAGTTTTcgttaaatgtaaatacatatgtacatatatatgtgtgtgtgtagatatGCCTTGAATTAAGCAGCTAGTTCAAAAAtcgttaaatattatttggcGATGGTTAAAcatccaaaaataataatcaaacgTCATTTCCTCGTTTCAAGTGTGTGATTGtcgttgtgtatgtgtgtgcttctAAGCTTGGACTTTGTTTTGCGTCTCTCTTTCGCTTGCGTTATTTACTTATAAGAAGTTGCTTGAACTGCCGTTAGATCTTGCTAATTGGCTTTGTCAGCGTCGCTTGTAACTTTACTgtagttggcaacactgtcgCCGTCCATCGCCAAATGCTTATcaggaaataaaaacaaaaaactagcGCGTTATGCTTTCGTTTACTTTTCACTGATTCGTTTAGTTTGATAGTCGCTTTATTGCGTGCCACCTGTGATTTGttattgcttatttttttgttttcggttGCTCCCTGTATTGAGCACCttgaattaattgaattgttgaATTGAGTGCCTGATAAAGCAACtaacagctgttgctgttttgacTACAAGTACATTTTTGGAAGCTGTTAACAGTATCGATACATCAAAATGGATATCAACCGCAAACAGAGTTGCATTTGAGCAAAGGAGGTTACTGCTTCCTGATTGGCTGTTGATCTTGTTGAGCTTTAGGTTTTGCAAACAATGCGCGCTTTAATGGCGACTTCTCGAACGAAAATTTGTTGTGCCAGAaacacagaaaacaaaacgaaacaatTCGGAGGCTGCTGATGATAATTATGTTGATCATCATGCTTCACGCTGCGAAACAATGAAGTACAACAGAAGAAGttgacgaagaagaagaagaatgatGAGTATGCATGCCAAATATGTGTTGCGTCTTGTGGCAACATtgccaaaataataacaaaacaaaaaagataaaaaaaaaattatgtggGTGACTTGCCCCTTTGCGAAACTTGCcttttcattttgtgaaaCTAATTTCCTGTTCAGTCATTCATTTATTGTACTGAAGTGGTTTATACACACGGTATGCTTGATCGTTTCTCTGCCTGTCTTTGTCATTGCAGCATTGCACaataaggcaacaacaaatcgaAGTCACAGCGAAAGAATTGAAGCTCGGCCGAACCGAAGAACAGCATGAAAATGGTGTTGTCGCAGCGGCAGCGCGATGAGCTGTAAGTATCCATTTATCCATACCTAATATCATTCAAATATCTTCCATTAcctaattatttaattgattgcaGTAACCAAGCGATTGCCGATTATTTGGGCTCAAATGGCTATGCCGATTCACTGGAAACCTTTCGCAAGGAGGCCGATCTCAGCACAGAAGCGGAAAAGAAGTTTGGTGGCCTGCTAGAAAAGAAATGGACGTCTGTCATTCGACTGCAGAAGAAGGTTATGGAACTAGAGGCTAAGCTAACGGAAGCTGAGAAGGAGGTCATCGAGGGTGCGCCCACAAAGAACAAACGCACGCCTGGCGAATGGATACCCAGGCCCCCAGAGAAATACTCGCTGACAGGGCATCGTGCAAGCATAACGAGGGtaaggcaataacaacaaactgcCAAGGAtctatcaattaattattgcccaatttaaatttcaattcagGTTATATTTCATCCAATATTCGGTCTCATGGTCTCGGCTTCGGAAGATGCGACCATAAAGATATGGGATTTCGAAACTGGCGAATATGAGCGTAGTCTCAAAGGACACACCGACTCTGTGCAGGATGTGGCATTCGATGCGCAGGGCAAACTATTAGGTGACTTCAATCTCACCATCATTCAGCATAATTTCATcttttaactataaattttgtataatttttgcagCCTCCTGCAGCGCTGATTTGTCCATCAAACTGTGGGATTTCCAACAGAGCTACGAGTGTGTTAAAACCATGCATGGTCACGATCACAATGTGTCCTCGGTGGCCTTTGTGCCCGCCGGTGACTATGTGCTATCCGCATCGCGTGATCGCACCATCAAAATGTGGGAGGTGGCCACAGGGTAAGTTATATTCGactttctaattttaaactatAGCTAATCGATTCTTTTGTTCATCAGCTACTGCGTAAAAACCTACACCGGACATCGGGAGTGGGTGCGAATGGTGCGAGTGCACATTGAAGGCAGCATCTTTGCCACATGCTCAAATGATCACACAATACGCGTTTGGTTGACGAATTCAAAAGACTGCAAGGTAAGCAAGAAAGAAGAAGGAAGGAATTCCTATAACAAGGGGATGATGATCTTAGACACTTTTCTGGggtttattctttttaaaaagatGCTTCTTTCCTCCCTTGTGAatttattatcaaataaaGTTCGGAAAGTCCGATCTTTTCTCAATTCATTTATCTTGCTTTATTTTCTCTAATGTGAATTTCTTATGCTGTGCAGGTTGAATTACGCGATCATGAGCACACGGTGGAATGCATTGCCTGGGCACCAGAGGCAGCCGCATCAGCGATAAATGAGGCAGCAGGCGCTGATAACAAAAAGGGTCATCATCAGGGACCATTCCTGGCATCTGGTTCACGTGACAAAACCATACGCATTTGGGATGTGAGCGTTGGTCTCTGCTTGCTCACATTATCCGGTCACGACAATTGGGTGCGTGGCTTGGCATTCCATCCGGGTGGCAAATATCTAGTATCGGCCAGTGATGATAAGACCATAAGGGTCTGGGATTTGCGCAACAAACGATGCATGAAGACGCTATATGCGCATCAGCATTTCTGTACATCCATTGGTGAGTAAAAACACAAACTTTTGCATTACATTTCTCGTTAATCAAGCGTATTTCTctcatataatttttagattttcacAAAGCGCATCCGTATGTCATTTCCGGCAGTGTGGATCAAACAGTTAAAGTTTGGGAATGTCGTTAGGAACTCAGCAAAGGACTTGCTTATTTCTCtcaatttaaacataattaataaagctataatatttatatataaataaatatatacaaacatttatatttaaatatgcaaatcacacaacaacacacagtCTCAGCCACCTTTACTAGATGCGTCAAtgcaatatatacatatatataaacgtatttatgaatatatttatatgtatatcagtatgtttaaagttaaattcgagaaagcaacaaatttgcaaaacagagtaaaacaaaacgaaatatttatttaatttacggCCTCCTTATTAACTTACCATCCTACCAACTATATACAaagtaaatgcatatttatatatatattatacatatatacatttaaatataaatacgacTACTGTTAATTTAGACGCTGTGTAGACCCACGCCtcgaaaatacaacaacaacaaaaacgttAACTAAACAAGAAACGCCCACAAAGCACGCTCGCTAGCCGACAAAACTTAAGATCTGTAGTTAAATTTTCGTAGTTATTTTTGTGAGTGGAAAAGTTAtttgaagaaaaatatatgtaacgaaacaaaaatcaattatacAACTAAATGTTTTTGTCAAATCCAAATGTTTAAATCACTCACACAGTCGATAATATAGCGAAACTACACACAAATTGACTATTTTGCATAAAAGcgcatatttcatattaatagATGAATTCATGCCACGCCCTCGCGCAATACAAAAGTTCAAccaaaaccacaacaacaacagcaaaacgcaaaagtattttctattatattattataaaacgcaGAGCGAACGAAcgatttataaacaaaagcaatttgttAATGAGGAATtacttgaaattttatttaaatatgaaattgaattgaaattattcCAAATTTAACAATGACACCGCTTTTACTGAATGATTTTCGAACTAAGCTCTTAGTTTTGTGTTCTTTTTTGCTAAAGGatctaaacaaaaacaaaagtaaaaataccAGACAAGgtatacaaacaaaataaacctATAAAATGTGTACAAGTTTAAGTTTGCTTTAAGTTCAAAATATGATTTACGTTAGAAAAAATgctgcaaatttaattataattaagtgTTCTAAGTGCAAACGCAAAAATATAGTAGTATATGTAaacaataatgattatttgtggaacattgaaaacatttcgtatatagaagaagaacaacaagagGATTGTGgatttaaactaaactaaaacaaaaactaatgtaaacaataaaaacttgcTTCTTCAAGAaacaagacaaaaacaaatcgaaaatcGAAGAATTAATGGCATTTGATATGCTCTGTACCCATGGATTTTGGTGCTCTTAGCGTTATTGATACAGATCCATCCAAGAGCTGGTTACAGGGTATTGCATATTCGAGCAATCTCGATTATAGCTTTCAAGCTCTCGTATTTGATGCACCTTACATACATGTATTTTAACATAAGATATGCGAATCGTGAATCGTACTATAAACATAATACAAGCAAACACTTAATGCAAAATCACATAATTTCCAAAACGCTTCTCTTATCACCAAAGCTGCTTTATAACGATGGCCTAATATGatgataaaatacaaaataaaatgcaaacgaTAATACGCCAATTATGATTACTGTGGCAATTTGTATCGTTacacaaaatatgaaatggttaatacatatacatacttaaaatgaataaaatcaCACAACTTGTTTCACTAATAAACCATaagctatatttattttcatttgctgaaagattaaatgaattaagtcAAGATTCTTGCTGCACTGCatcagtttcagttgcagGTTCCGCATTTGTTGCTGGCGGATCTGTCTTTTCATCTTCTGTCTCCTTATCTTTGCTTTCCACAATGTCAGGTGCAGCTGTTTTCTCTGGTTCTGCCTCCGATGCACTTCCACTGGACTCACTCTCTGGCTTCGTATCTCCATTGGACTTTTGTTCACGGGGTCGTTTGGCACGCTGCTTCTTCTTTAAACGCTTTGCACGCTTCTTGGCTGTGCGCTCCTCGGCAAGTCGCTTATTATCATCTAATTTCTGTTGAAAGGCATCGTCGGCGGCCTCGCGTAAACTCTGGTTTTGTATATTCTTCTGGCGCGCGTATTCCTTGCGTCGCAAATGGCGATAGACGTGAAACTCTCCGGATCCGGCGCCAGCACTGCTACCCATCACATTCCGTACAAACGTGGGTACCGAGGACATGTAGTCCCGTTCACGTCGTTGCTCTGGTATGATAACTGGCTTCTCCTGTAATTCATTGTTCGCTTAGCTAATGTTTTAACTGAGTAACAAGTCGACTTACAGGATTTTTCATCAGCTTTTCTAGTTTTAGCCGTTGCAGGTCTGTCGCTGATTTGAGAAACGGTCCCACTGGCTTTTCTTTTTCCCCAGAATCACTGCCGTCTGAGTCtccattcttttttttctttcgcgGCTTGTTTTCCGTTTCTTTAACCAAATTTTTAATCAGCGACATGTTTGTTGACAAAAAGAGATGCAGTTTATTTGGCCATTCGCGTTACtaaaaaaagttggcagcactgctactACAGCTGTGAAAATTAGGGATGTGAGAGTTCTAAtgaaatcgattttttttaagccaaatCGCCCAGCTTTTGGGGGAAATTTTAGGAACTTCGAAAAATGATTTcttcaaaaaaagaaatgcatcaaaaaattgagaaaaatctaacaaaaattctgcaaaaattaaaaaattctagctcaaaaattaaaatttggagATAAAAAAGGTACAAAAATTCAGAATACCTGTTTTCggaaatgttcttatttttttaagtaaaagaaatcaaaccagatcgaAAACTTTTAACGGATGGGCAACCCTCAACTTACAACTGATTTTCTTTCCACTACGACTGTCGAGTTCCAGCCGCAAACAACGCgttaatttctaaattaacGAATCAAAACCGTAACTCGTAATGTGCTAATGCTAACGTAGCCAAAGATATAATTGTCATATGTTTACGAAAAGCCACACGGACAATAAATCCCCGTTTATATtagatattataattaaaaatcaaaatcacgAACGCGCAATCGGTTTGAGCGCAGTGAGCAGAGCAGAGGAGCGGAGAGCAgagcagagagagagtaagCAAGCAAGCAAGCAAATAGCAGCAGTCGCCAGAGCAGCGTAGAGTTGTGTAACACAGCAACGTGAACGTGTAATAGAATTTGGATTTGGTTTTTGTGTGCGCTTaagcagaaacagcagcatGGCGCTCGAGATTGATGCAAAAAATGCGGCGGCGACTGGtgatgctgctgccactgGTGCCACTGGCAAGGCCAAAGCCAAGGaggccaaaaacaacaacaacgtacCCGCAGCCGGCGAAAAGAACTTGGTCAATGGCGGCAGCGCCGCAACGAAGAAGAAAGGTGCGTTAACTATGACATTTTCGATCAAAGCCCCCCACCCCCACTGCGTCCTCCTTCTCTCATCCTCTTTGTCATGTGCGTTTAAAAACAGTGAACTGCATTAACTGCCACTGCGAGTGCTTAAGTGTGATATTTGCAAAGAAAAACGCCAATCACATAACAATTTTACGTTACGTAatgtatttttctatattgCTTTAAATGCGACTCTGCCTATTGCTGGGCGCTATTGTCGTTGCCCCCAACGAGCACCAGCAGCGGCTGCGACTGCCGCAGCACCGCGTGCgtttcaattgcatttgtgTAAGTGGGAGTTGCGTACAGCGTACAACAGTGTGCGTGAGAGTAATTgagttcgtgtgtgtgtgtgtgtaatttttttttttaacatgacCACGCACACATGCGTATGTTTGTAATGTGCATACATTTGTCGTTGGCCGATGTTCATTAACCCCCAGCAGCGAAGGCGCCCAGagttttaaatgtttctttaACCTACAATTACCACGTGCTTGCCACTTAAGGCATGCAAATGCatgcaacaaacaaataattacacggacacacacatgcactctctcacgcacacgcacacaattcCACTTGTCAATTATGTAAATCATGTTTTTTGAATATGCTCTCTCTTTGGGCGGCtgttctctttctttctcttttggTTTGTTTATCAAATCATTGCTGACTTTGAGTTTTTGAGTTTgatgtaattttattatttactgatGATATTAGCATGACTCTGTAAAAATGTGTTCTCTGATAATTGAGATTTTGCCTGCTGCATTTCATAGAGCTCTGAGACAGGCGGTTGCCTTATCAGCGCgttgttttagttttgtttgcttctttttcttgttttgttttacaacACACATGCATGagtaaatacatacatgtgtatgtgtgcgtttATGGagatgtgtgcgtgtgtgctaGCAGCCGGTTACAGTGAATACAAAAAGTAAGCGTACACCAGCTTTTTGTTATGTAACAAGTAAGCAAAATGTAGGTGAGGTCGGTCTGTTATAATGCCGGCTTTCCTTGGgatcta harbors:
- the LOC117783111 gene encoding lissencephaly-1 homolog; its protein translation is MKMVLSQRQRDELNQAIADYLGSNGYADSLETFRKEADLSTEAEKKFGGLLEKKWTSVIRLQKKVMELEAKLTEAEKEVIEGAPTKNKRTPGEWIPRPPEKYSLTGHRASITRVIFHPIFGLMVSASEDATIKIWDFETGEYERSLKGHTDSVQDVAFDAQGKLLASCSADLSIKLWDFQQSYECVKTMHGHDHNVSSVAFVPAGDYVLSASRDRTIKMWEVATGYCVKTYTGHREWVRMVRVHIEGSIFATCSNDHTIRVWLTNSKDCKVELRDHEHTVECIAWAPEAAASAINEAAGADNKKGHHQGPFLASGSRDKTIRIWDVSVGLCLLTLSGHDNWVRGLAFHPGGKYLVSASDDKTIRVWDLRNKRCMKTLYAHQHFCTSIDFHKAHPYVISGSVDQTVKVWECR
- the LOC117783112 gene encoding PRKR-interacting protein 1 homolog, with the protein product MSLIKNLVKETENKPRKKKKNGDSDGSDSGEKEKPVGPFLKSATDLQRLKLEKLMKNPEKPVIIPEQRRERDYMSSVPTFVRNVMGSSAGAGSGEFHVYRHLRRKEYARQKNIQNQSLREAADDAFQQKLDDNKRLAEERTAKKRAKRLKKKQRAKRPREQKSNGDTKPESESSGSASEAEPEKTAAPDIVESKDKETEDEKTDPPATNAEPATETDAVQQES